One Bombina bombina isolate aBomBom1 chromosome 5, aBomBom1.pri, whole genome shotgun sequence DNA segment encodes these proteins:
- the LOC128659772 gene encoding oocyte zinc finger protein XlCOF26-like: MVPQTPKILDTNDYSQTLGISQQIFKDDDELAGTGKQSLCTESNLVIKQEDMYDLSSEMIIPEDKPHTFTEFSKCIKEGKSLQSKQMIHTKEKQLKCTECEKIFRWKSHLLEHHKIHTSEKPHTCTECSKCFTRKSELKNHERIHTGEKPFTCTECGKCFTEKSSLKKHERIHTGEKPFTCTECGKCFTGLSTLKYHERIHTGEKPFTCTECGKSFSHKGNLKSHERIHTGEKPFTCTECGKSFRRMSTLKFHERIHTGEKPFTCTECGKSFTRIDSLKTHEMSHTGEKPFTCTECGKSFTRIDSLKSHEMSHTGEKPFTCTECGKSFTLKSDLKKHERIHKG, translated from the coding sequence ATGGTACCGCAAACTCCAAAAAtcttagacactaatgactattcacaaacattggggatatcacagcagatatttaaagatgatgatgaattggcaggaactgggaagcaatcattatgtacagagagtaatttagtcatcaaacaagaggacatgtatgacttatctagtgaaatgattatcccagaagataaaccacacacatttactgagttttcaaaatgtattaaagaagggaaaagtctacaatctaaacaaatgattcatacaaaggagaaacagttaaaatgtacagaatgtgagaaaatctttagatggaagtctcatctactagaacaccacaaaatacACACaagtgagaaaccacacacatgtactgagtgcagCAAATGTTTTACACGAAAGAGTGagctgaaaaatcatgaaaggattcacacaggggaaaagcctttcacatgtacagagtgtggaaaatgttttacagagaagagtagtctgaaaaagcatgaaaggattcacacaggagaaaagcctttcacatgtacagagtgtgggaaatgttttacaggaTTGAGtactctgaaatatcatgaaaggattcacacaggggaaaagcctttcacatgtacagagtgtggaaaaagtttttcaCATAAGGGTaatctgaaatctcatgaaaggattcacacaggagaaaagcctttcacatgtacagagtgtggaaaaagttttagacGAATGAGTACTCTGAAatttcatgaaaggattcacacaggagaaaaacctttcacatgtacagagtgtggaaaaagttttacacgaatagatagtctgaaaactcatgaaatgagtcacacaggagaaaagccattcacatgtacagaatgtggaaaaagttttacacgaatagatagtctgaaaagtcatgaaatgagtcatacaggagaaaagccatttacatgtacagagtgtggaaaaagttttacactaaagagtgatctgaaaaagcatgaaaggattcacaaggga